GAGGCCTCTCTTTAGGGAGTACGAAGGGAAGGGGAAGTATATAtggtatatatacacatttttctTCAGAATCCGTACTATTGGTTGTGCTtattacaaaatgaaaaaaagtcagtTTTAGCCCAAATCTTGGATCTCTGTTATGTGGCAGGTAGATCTTCAGCAGCACAATTATTAGGAATTATATTTAGAGTGCCTGCTTTTAGCTGTCATTAAAGTCTGAAATCTCACTGGAGGTAAAACTGGACATTCTAGCTatagggtgggcaaactttttggcccgagggccacatctgggtggggaaaggggTTTGGTGtttgggagggagtgcggggtgtgggagggggtgcggtgtgcaggaaggggctcagggcaaggggttggggcagaggagaggtgcggggtatacgagggggctcagggaagggggctggggtgcaggatggggtgcacagtgtgggagggggctcagggcagtggtgcagggaggggtgcagaatgcgggatggggctcagggtagggtgtttgggtgcaggagcagtgcaaggtgcagcagggggctcagggaagggggttggggtgcaggaggggtgcagggtgcagcagggggctcaggacagggatgtggcagggggttggggtgcagggtgcaggagggggttggagtgcaggctccggcccggtgtcgcttacctggagcggctctaGGGTGGCATCAACGCGCACCGAGGCCGGGGCAGGCTTtctgcctgccccggccctggccccgcgccgctccgggaagcggccggcaccatgtccctgcagcccctggggaaagggggacagaggtctccacgcgctgcccttgcctgtgggctGCCCTCgcccaaagccctgaggggccagatccagcccgtgggccgtagtttgcccacccctgttctagcttcaacagaaaataatattttctacTAGAGCACAAGACTTTCCCAGGAGAAAGGGAACTGTCCACAGCCCTGGAGTTGAGACTCAGAGGTGGTGGCCAGGCGGGGTGGCACAGAACACAAGTGACTGGGTTACATTGCAGTGGCAGCTaccagctgttctcagtgggtgAGCAGAAGTGACATCTGTTGCCCTGCTGAAAACAGCGGAGAGGCACAAAAAGCACTGACTGAATCCCAGCTGGGAGGGCCTGGGTGGCAGGAGAGTGGGAAGGGGCTGACAAATGGCTCTCATCAGGCCATGATTAGCATAGGTGGGATAGGGGAGGGTGCCCCAGAATAGAGTTTCCACATAGGGAGTTATTCTGATATAGCTACAGCAGAATAGTTTATTCCCCTGTATATTCAGCTGTAACTATACTAGTCAATttccccgtgtagacaagccctcattgTCTCCCCCTTGGTGCTGTCGCATGGTTTCATTGGCATAGTTTCATTGGCAATTACCCAGTTTCCCCATTGGAATCAAACTACAGGTGTCCTGGAGATTATTACCTCAACACACACAAGTATGAAAATAGGATTAATATACATGTCTTGCAGTGTGGGAAGAAAGTGGTGTCAGCCACAATGCTAGCAGGCCCATTCTCCCTTCCCACTTGGTTTAATTTGCCTCCTCTTTCCATGCTGAATCACAAAAAAATTACAATGATAAACAGTGGTCATGTGGCAGATTCCGAAAACATACTGTACACACCAGATTAGGAATCAGCTTCTAGCACATATTTCAATTAGATAATCAACACCAGTCATCAGGAAATAAATTTGGTTTGATTATAAAGATAAAAATGGAGCCTTGTTTAAGAGAAAATGAGAAGcagattcacccctgtgcagaggcttGCACGGGCTTAGATACCAAACCCCATTTGGAAAGATAAATCAGATTTGTGATTCATAGACCTTGTCCTAGTCCTTgccacaggggtgaatttcacctacaCAGTGAAATCTGTTGCTACCAGAAATAGGAGGACAAAAACTGATCACAAAGCTTAGCAGCTGCCACTATACCCATATGGGcaatgggagagggggagaccaTTTTACCAATTTCAGGGGAAATTAAATATAAGATGATGTAAACGTTAATAAAATAATGTTATCTGCTCCCTGCTGTGTTTCATCTGGGGAAGAGGAGATAAAATTCTTATTTGTCATATGCTACTGTGTGAAAAATTAAAAGTTGATTTTAACAATCGTTCAATAGCATTGATAGCCCTAATTCAATCATATGATGCATTAAAAAGATGTAAGAGCAACATATTACAGCACATGCAATCTCAGCCTGTCAAAAGAACACTATAGAAGGAACACGGCTGACATTAGTAAGTCAGAAATGGAACATGCCTCTTTGGTTTAATGTAGCTGTTTGCAAAGtcaaaaatagaaatgtttaaaTAATACAGTATTTTCCAGACAAAAAGCACTCCTGGGCAATCCCATGACAGACCAGTTTATACACACTGTGGGGATGGACAGTTTTAAGTATGTAAGGGGTTATTTAAAGGAAAAGTTAATTAGAAAtctatttaaattattaaatacctgctAAGTGTCCTTGTAAAAGGCACCACAATGCACCAATGTGTTTGTATTGCTTGACTGCTTGCATATTCCCACCCACAGCATAGCTAGATCACTGatgggttttctttgttttttgttttggactGGATATATCTATTAAATGACCAAACTTGCGTGGAAGCCAGTGAGATggaagaataacaggagtacttgtggcaccttagagactaacaaatttattagtgaGATGGAAGGTACTTATCACCTTCCAGCATTGAGCCATAGATCACACAGCAGAGTTTAATTCTCAGATGAAAAGCTAGGAAGAGAACACACTGCAATTTCACCCACTATCCCCTCTCTTCTCACCCCTGGCATGCTCATATAGATTAATTTAGTGAACCAGAAGGGCTAGGACGGAAAAAAACGCTGTAGATCATTTTGGTCTTTCAGGTTACTCTGCTGTTTAACAAGTCTGTGCAAGTGTCAGATGAGTCACAAATGGCTCAGCAAATGCCGGCATTGTTGAACCAGATGAGAGAGCAGCTTCAAGCACTTGAAGGGAAACATTTGTAATGATTTACAGTGCGCTTCTTGAGCCTTACAGGGCCTTAGCCTTTGGGATTAGCATGGTGAAGAATTAGACAGGGACTGGTATTAAAAACAATAGCTACCTGCATCTCTGCACCAATAACGACAAAGGACCTGATCATGCAGGGAACTGACTGCCTTTAACTCCCACCGACAGCAAGAGAGATGGAGGATTCTCAGCATATTGACATATCAGGCCCATTGTGTTCATTTATCCACTGCCTTTCCAGCTTCCTTCAGTAGAGTGTCATATTTCCATCTGGAAACGATGGCACCACCCTGCTGATAGTGAAGCTATCGAAATTGTTCCTTAAAGTCCAGGTCATCTGGAAAAAACACTTGCTAAAGGTGCACAAAGTATAGGCACTAGAATGACCAGTTCAGAATCTTGTGTTTCATGGCAATGTCGACTGGTGCCTTCTCATAccagctaaaggggaggacacgtgACCGCCCCACGtgtctcctccccgccccacccccagcctggggcctccTCActattcccaccccctccctgccccacgttacctgcagggaggggctctgTTCTCCCACTgcaccagctccccactccccttggCACATTCGGCTGCTCTCCCTGACAGACAGGCCCTGGCAGGGAGCAGGATGGAGCCACTCCCAgtggctgctctgtgcagcatAGCCAGCTACctgggagagagcctggctgggaaggGGCGACAGCCCGCTCCCTGCCCGGGCTCAGCTTCCGTGGACAGGGGCCAAGCATGCTGGGAGGGGATGGAAAAAGGAGGGGCTCCAGCTCTTTCAGCCGATGTCCCTGGAAGTCGAGCCTGGACGGCTGGGGGGCAGCCCACTGCCGCAGCCAGGCGCTTTCCCAGGCATCTGCTGCGCTGCAGCAGGCAGTGTCCCAGTGGCCGGAAGAGGCTCTGGTCCCACCCCATCCACTctggctctggccccggcccTTCCACTCCCCACCCGATCTGGCTGCTTGGGGGTAACTTCATCCCATGTGCCCTCCTGACACATCGCCTCTTGTAATGTGAAATGCAAATAATTAAAACATCCCGATCAATCACTTTTCTTCATACTACCCTTCAACCAAAGGAACGCAAAGATTACAGCTGATCATCCAATGTAAAATTACATATACTctcatgtgtgtttgtgtgttaatGATGGAAGTTTGAAATTCTCTGATTGTACAAAAAGTCACAGATACTGTTCCTAAACAAgagaataaattaaattaaacatttgtTTATGAAATGATAGGGAAAAATGCAATGTAACCATGAAAATGTGGTGAGGTTGCTTTGTTGGTGTTAGtcattgcatgtgtgtgtgagatccctttgctAACTATAAAGCATGTTATTGGAGAAGGAAAAATATCAAACAATCTAAACTTGACATAACATAACCAGCCAGGGTCATAAAGAGATGAAAAAGAGGGtcatggagagcagagacaaagTTTACAATAATAAGATCATAAGGAGAGTTACAATAATAAGATTCCATGGATAGTCAGCAAGATATATGTGTACATACATTAATTAGGTTAGTTTTTAAGGGTTTTCTGTAGTTATTGTTTGTTGGATATTGTTTAATTATTGTTTATGAGAAATGAGTTTCATTATGCCCATGTAAAACTCTCCCTGTAGATTCAATTAAAAACTAAAAGAGCTAGAGAAGGACTTTTTGTCCAAAATCTGTGCACACTGCTAGAATACACGGATGTTATGTTTCACCCCAGAGAAGACTGCAGTTCAGTAGTTGATTAAGTGATCATTATATATTATCTATCACATTTAAGTTTTATATCACTTGGCAATTATTGTTATGAATATGATTACTTATTATGTATTCTGTGTCCAAAAAATGTTCTAGGATCTCTGCAGACAAATAAAATAGACTCACTAGCCCAAAGAGCCTGTGAGCTAAATAAAAAATGACACCAAGTGATAGTGACACACAATGGGGGCGAAATAAGGAAATGGGAAGAGGAGGATACAAAAATCAGGTGACACAGTTACTTGTTAGGTTCACATCATGTTCTGCAAaatttatacagttttttatattcCCTTTCCTGTTTGTATCTAAAATGTTCCCACAGTTTCTAAACTTGAAGTGATTTTCTGTTTCATTACTAAACAGATAGACCCCTTACAAACAATCCATACACCCTTGTGTGTTGTTTTAAACTATTGCATGTGTCAAAACCTACTAAGCCCCCACTTCTTAGCTTAAGTGCTCATTTACACATATCCCCTATCTTACTTCACCACCAACCACTCTTAGCCCAGATCCCCGACTCAGGGCGTCTGTAAGCCTCTCATCCTCTGATATCTCCGTATCTCTTCCATCCTGAGCAATCATGTCCTTATTTCAGTACATTGCCCAGAAAGAGAAGTTTACAAAAGTTACTCTTGTTATCAGAGGCCTTGATCcaccttgaagtcagtggaaaaattcccactgatttcaatgggttttagatcaggcccaGAGGCTCCAAGagcctcttcttcctcttcctcttcctccacagAAGCCCTTCAACATCATATTGCCTCCTGTTCCAGCATTCAGTTCAGTCTCTCTGTTAAATAATAAAGGACTTTGGGGCTATTACCTCAGAAAAGCAGAAAGTTTGTTACTCCTGTTTTATTGTCCCACTTGAAATAATTCTTTAAAATGTAGGTTTCTCTTGTGTAAGGTAACAAGTGACTCaggatcaccatctagccacaaCATGCACGATGCTGAGAAATAAGTAGGTGTGGTGGTTGTTTGCTGACAGGTAAAGCCCTGATTTGATACTGAATACTGGAACGGACATGAACTATTAATATCTCTAGAGCTCCCAAGCCTCTCCCACTGATGGCCTCCTCTTTCGCAATCAAGCAGATGGGATTTGCATGTGAATTCTTACAATGTAACATTCAAGGATTAGCTGGGCAGCTCGGAGCGCCTTGGAGTTGTACTTTCTGTGAACTTTAATCTTTTGTCATTCTTTCTAGCAGAACAGCACAATAGTGGGATCCTAGGTTGTACTAGCCAGAAGTTTACCTTACTAACTTGGAAGGTTGCTCTCCTATTATTTTGTCAGATGCTTGAATTGCACCTATCTCAAGTGACGTAAAGTTGAACAAGGCAAAACATCTTAACAGATACCTCCTGCATAAGTGATTGCAGGATAGGGGtctatttctttaaaacaaatctgGACCACAATGCCTCTGAGAAACTTGACAACCCCTAATATGGAACAACTTTTTGATCCTGTCCAGAGCAGTTGCTGCTACACCAGTAGGATAAGATCTGCCTACATCTGTGCTTTTGTTTAGTGTAATGGTTGCAACATAAACCTAACAAGGCTTGAATACTCAGGCTTAAGCTTATTTGTTTTGTATTGCTTTGGAATTTATATCATTGTATAATAGAAGAGATGAGCCATTTTACACTTGTTATCCAAAACATTATTTAATCTTCTGAGTCAATCTGATTAGGGGAAGTCTGTTATCATTTGCCAGATGAATTCTTATAATGGAGGAAGAAAAATAGACTGTCCTTCTGGAGGCAATAGAAAACAGGTCTTTTCAAGTCATTTCTTCTCCAGCTCTGCAAAATTGAGGGGATGTTGGGGtccattttcaaagcactcagAAGTTGGGAGGGAAGGGCTTTAACTAGTTTTGTTAAACGGGGTCTGTTTATACTACATAGCAAACTATGTCAAGGCATCCAGGTATAACACAGTTGTGCCCAGCCCTGACGTGGTTAAAGCATGCTCCACTTTGTAGTATAAACAGGAACTTAAGTGTGTTCCCAAACTGAGCTAAAGCCtcgacttcactgggctttgagtCAGACCCAGAGTTATTATTAGCATAAGATCATTGCCTGCTCCACTAGGTATCTTGAGTAGAGTTCAGGAtgtgaggaagagctctgtgaaagtttctctctttcaccaacggaacagaagttggtccaattaaagatattaccatGACTACTTTGTCCAATATTCATTTCAGACCATTTATGCCTTCCGATTTCTGGGTTAAACAATcatattttcttatttaaaaaaaatcttttctctcAGCTGTTGCTGTGTGAATGACCCCAACACACAGCAAGGGAAACTGACAAAGGACAACTGTACAAAATGCAGTTAGAGGCacaaaataaacactgaaaaaatATATACTCCTTTTTCTCAAAACTCTCTCACTTCTAGTAATGTTAGGTGTTACTTGTGGCAACAGTAGGTAAAAATGTTCATCGAGAAGGTATTTTAAAGTGATAATACAGAGTTTATATGCTATTTTGCAAAGTCATCTTAATTTACAAGAAAAACATAAGAAGGTTAGTTTCAATTCAATCTTTATAGATTAGACAAAGAAATAACTATATGCTAGCCATGAAATGAAAACACTGTAAAGATAGTGAGAGGTGTTACACATTTCTAACATATGCTAGGAATGGCTTGAAAATAAATCTGAATAAAGCATTAGTCAATCCCTAGAGATCTTTACAAAGGCTAATTACCATAATTAATGTTTTGTGATTTCATCCAAATTGTTATTGTTACAGGAAGCTCTTGAAATCTCAGTCATGAGTGAAAGGGCTTAACACATTTCAACTTTATTAAGCATTGTGCTCTGCATTTGATATTTGTAAACATCGTTGTTATAAAATAGCTGCTGGATATGGAGCTGATGGAATGTAGCTCCACATTCCCCTCTGGTTTAGCCTGAGGACCATGGTGGGTGGGCTGGGTGAGCTTATTCACTAACCACAATgtattcaatttattttatgtaGACCTTTTTTTACATGCATGAGTTATTCATAAGCCAATCATGATTTCCCCAAGATTTGTTTGTGATTTGTACCTGGCCAAACAGTTCTGAAattttgaatgatttttttttcagaatatttttcaaAACTTCTTCCGGAAAAGTTGTTCCCATTTTTTGACCACCTCCCTTTGTAACTGTTGGTCAAATACTATGGTGGAACAAAGCAGAGCTTCTGGGTTACCTATGAATCAAGCGCTATGACTATATGTTATTTGTTGTGTGTCGTGCCgtctcccccacagccagccaggTCCCCCTAACAAAACGGATATAGTTAATGTAGGTAACatcactgggactcaggagactctGATGAAAGGGTCATCCCCTGCTGCTGTCCAGTTCCTTTCTACTGTCCAGCTTCTTTCTACTCTCCTATGGATCTGTGGGGCCTTTTCTAGACCACTCCCAGGAAAGCAGAGCACTCAGCCCCACATGATCAGTTGGTGGGCAAGGTGCTTGGGCCCCTCAATCCCCATGATCTCACTCCAAGGGTACAGATGTGgttacatttttttgtttaaaatataaagtTCTGGTCATCATTGCAAAATGAGAGTGAAATAAAGATCGAAACTCTGGCCATAAATCATACAGCCTCACTGACTGCAAAGAAATGAGGACTCCCATTCCCATTCATTGGCTGCAGGCATTAtgtaaacaagaaaaaatgtAGGAGTAATTGTCTGAATATGTGATCATTCCCCACATCTTGATTTCCTGACTATGCCAATATCACCTTGTGTGGTGATCCCGTGAGGTCTCAAAGGCtccgtctacactgcagtctatgtcggcaaaacttatgtcgctcagaggtaTGAATATTCCACCTCCATGTATATGATTCACTTTACCCGTTTAATATAACTCTCTTCTTATAATCTTTAGTTTTAGTTACAAAAGGATTGGCTACCAGTGTGTTTTTTGGGTGAGATCCAGAAGTACATattgatctggggcaggggggagggtgtctggttCTTTGGAACTGGAGGAACCTAATATATGTGATTTCTGGTTTTAATAATCATTTATCACAAAAGTCTGGTTTGTCTGGGTGGTGCATGAGGGGCTAGAGGGTGTGACGGGGGCTGTCCGTGGCTCCTGTTCAGAAAAGCATCCTtttcagaaaagcatttcagcatgtgcttaTAGTTAAGCTGCTTAAATGGtttgctgaatagagatggacttaagcatgtgtttaagtgtttttTTGAGTCAGGACCTATATGTGTAGCCACCTTTAGTGTGGAAAAAGACAGTGCATAACTGTGTCAGGAGAAAATGTCTGCTTGATGTCACTATGTTTGGGTCTTTTGCTGCTAAgaatatgtcttcactgcagagttagcccgAGCTCTTCCCGGCTGTTACCTCCAGTGCCCTCCCCAACCTGGGCTAGCTGCCTTGTCTGAGGTCATAGGCTAAAGACCAAGTCAGGCTTTCATTCGGGTTGGTAACCCACCCACTTGGCAGCGAAGATGCAGGCTAAACCACTCCAGTGCCAATAATCCTCCAATGCTTTCCCACAATTTCCCCCCTGTGCttggaaggacagacaagttctcccacaattcactgggaaaaacATAGAGTGGCTCAGCTCAGCTTATTGCAGcactaagaaccatgggatatgaccctaggggcatgtctacactgcaataaaacacctgtgggTGGcagtgtcagctgacttgggcctatagggctcgggctgtggggctataaaattgcagtgtagaagtttgggctcaggctggagcctgggttctgggaccctccccctttacagggtctcggagcccaggctccagcccaagcccaaacgactacactgcaattatatagccctgcagcccaagccctgcaagcctgagtaaGCTGACacggccagccacaggtgttttatattacactgtagacataccctaggagtcCTAGCGACATACACAGGGGAACACAgcatcagtgtggacagagtAACTCAGgtctggctttgcagtgtggctgctcacactgGGATAGGCTAACCCAGGTGCTGATCAGCTGGGCTAACCCTATGgagaagacgtaccctaagaggaaAATCCTCAGACCATTGTTCATGCTGAGCAGCTTGGGTGagtgctgaggggaaaaaaatcctcgcCTTCAATCCGTGGAGCAGCTGCAGGGCTGCTCGTGCAGTTCTAACGCATTCTTTCGGGGGGAGGACAGAGGATTCCTGTAGCAGTGGACAGAgcctgtggccccagcctgcccAATGCATGCAAGGAGCCTCCACAGAGCTCATCTTCATGCTGCACGGTGTGCTCCATGTTCTGACCCCCAACAAACATTCTTTGTGTAGCAAACTGTACTGGCACCAGTGCCTGGGGACCTTCTACACACAGGCTAGGACAGGATTGCCCCTGAAAGTAATGTTGCAATTTCTAAAGTTTGGGGCAGAGAGCAACCATCTACCTTCTCCCTTTTTTGTAACTGATGGTGTATCCACCACACTTCTAGTGATGGCAAAAATGATGATCTGAGTCAGTCTTTACAAAAACATTTCTGCACTCTAATCCCCAATGAAATGATACACAGACAGAATGAACCTTGTTAAAAACAGGTGTATATACTTTTTGTAGGCACTATTCGATTTTAGACAACAGGCAGATCTGTAGGTGCAAATGGCTTGTGCTTCCAAATTAGGGAGCTACTTCTCTAAAATGCCTGGACTAGTACTTCTGGCTCCAATTTAGAgttcagctcctttgaaaatctggcccacctTTAATGGCAGAAAAATGATGGAAGATGAAATTAGAGCTGGTGTAATTCCATAGTATCTCAAACTGTTTCACCACCCACCCTCCACTCTGCTGGTGCCATCCATGAACAAGCGTCTTACTGATATCAATGGACTGTTACGATGTTCCTGGTACATTCAGCAATGCAGCAGGTGCATTTACCTGCATGTGCCTGCGGAGTTTAGTACGTGACTTTCACAAGCCTTTCAGTTGAAATCTCAAACAGCAAGGTGCTGAATTAAATCTCTGCATTTTTGAAGCCTGAATGCGCTCTttactaaaaaacaacaacaacaacaacaaaacccaaccTTTAATATGGGACCCAGAAAGTCCAGGTTTAAAGGCTTGATTGTGCAAGGCACCGAGTATCCCAACAGAGGTGTTGGGTGTGGAGCTGAGGGTCCTCCGTTCTTCTCAGGGACATGCtacactttgcaggatcaggccctgtatctTCTTGCTTATCTCAGGGGGCAGGctctggagaaaatgccttaggTAGCTAAGGGAAATGTTTTGAATAACAAGGGTTTGGAGCTTATAGTTTTAGGTGCACATACAGTACAGGCTCCACATAGTCCTAGAGATACCTTCCTGGAAGAAACACATCTCTGAAGTTTGCTCCCATAAAATCCAAATGTCTGTAGTGGCCATATTAGTCTTAGGAAGACTCCTCTAGTGTTTTGACTCAGTCAGATTGCTGGAGGAGGAGACTACTGAAAGCATATGCTCataaacaatattttaattaGTGCTTGTCCTTGCTGGAGGCGATGGAGTGTTGATGGTCTGAGCCACTCCTCTAACGTCAATGAACCAGCTCACTGGTGATGTCAGCCGGACCTTCTGCACTCAGACCTGATTGGCTATGTTTGGATTGCAGGGGCCGGCTTAGCTGTAAGGTGAATATGCAAGGAAGCAGCTGTGTGGAGGTGTGTAGTCAGAGAGTGTTAGCAGCAGACACAGTCAGACAGTGGGGCTTTACTGAGGCTGAGGAGTTGTTTTAATCTCTCATAGGTAAATAAACAAACCAGCAGCAGACTTTGGAATTTGGAAAGGCTCACTGGGCACTTATGCAGGAAGAGTGCAAGCTGCAGATTCCACAgagtggcttttttttctttccagaacCGTAAGTGGAATAAGTGTACCTGAAACTGATATGCCAACTGAAATCTCTCATGCCGTAAGAATGCATGCCATCTCGGACTTCCCTTTGACAGTGCGACTCCTCAACAAGGGGCCAGAGTACCTTCGCAGACAGATGGAGGCAGGCACCCCAGGCAGGAAAAGTGCTGTGGAAAGACTGGCAGCTGATAAGGCCAAGTATGTAAAAAGTCAGCATGTAATCAGCACTAAGCAGGAACCCGTCATCGTGCTCAGCTCAGCCTCAGAGAGCAGCAGTGAGAGCTGTTCAgtggaaaacaaaaaaatcaacaggGACTTTGGTGGAGGGAAAGGCACAAAAAACTTGGAGTCAACTAAAGCAATGTATTCCTGCAGTGCTCCCCTGGAACCTGATCCACCCATAGCGAGGCGCAGCAGCTCCAAGAGGCAGGTACGGCCAGACTCCCTAGTGATCTACCGCCAGAAATGTGAGCTTGTGAAAGGTCAAAGCAATGAGAGGTCACGAGGAGGCCTGGTGAGGCGGCTGTTCCAGGGGTCCATGAAGGAGAAGCTGCTGACTTCCCCTGAGATGCCCAGCGTAATTGGGGAGGGCCTCACACCAGAAAGTGAAGAGACAGTATCCACCAAACATGCCGCCAATGGGCCAAACAGCCGTGTCGctgagcacgctgcccctgcAAACACAGAAGCACCAGCTGTTCCTGAGCATGAGGGTGAGGACTCCTCACAACTGACTGTTGCACCTGATGAGGTCAAGGACAtcaggaggaaagggctgcaTCGCTCCCAGTCTGATATCAGCTCTCGCTATTCCAAGTCTTTCTCTGAGTTTGACACTTTCTTTAAGTACTGCGGCCTTGAACCCGAGGTCGTCGAGGATCTGGGCAGAGAGAACTTCTCCGTGATTTCTGACAACGTCTCCTTCAGGATCCGCAGCATCAGCGTGGCAACATCTGAGAGTGACTTCACGAGGCACAGTGGGGACGATGGGCTGTTGGAGGAAGAACTGACTGAGCAGGTCCCCAGCACCACTTCAGTGATTGAGCGCAATGCTCGGATAATCAAATGGCTGTATACTTGTAAGAAAGCCAAGGAGACTAACAACATGCTACGAGAGCTTGCGTGAAGGCTTCTCCTTTCAACATGCATTACAGCCTGGTAAACTCAAGGTGTGTGCAAAGC
This genomic window from Emys orbicularis isolate rEmyOrb1 chromosome 3, rEmyOrb1.hap1, whole genome shotgun sequence contains:
- the FAM110C gene encoding protein FAM110C, with amino-acid sequence MPTEISHAVRMHAISDFPLTVRLLNKGPEYLRRQMEAGTPGRKSAVERLAADKAKYVKSQHVISTKQEPVIVLSSASESSSESCSVENKKINRDFGGGKGTKNLESTKAMYSCSAPLEPDPPIARRSSSKRQVRPDSLVIYRQKCELVKGQSNERSRGGLVRRLFQGSMKEKLLTSPEMPSVIGEGLTPESEETVSTKHAANGPNSRVAEHAAPANTEAPAVPEHEGEDSSQLTVAPDEVKDIRRKGLHRSQSDISSRYSKSFSEFDTFFKYCGLEPEVVEDLGRENFSVISDNVSFRIRSISVATSESDFTRHSGDDGLLEEELTEQVPSTTSVIERNARIIKWLYTCKKAKETNNMLRELA